In the genome of Pseudoliparis swirei isolate HS2019 ecotype Mariana Trench chromosome 3, NWPU_hadal_v1, whole genome shotgun sequence, one region contains:
- the LOC130211019 gene encoding gastrula zinc finger protein XlCGF57.1-like — MDAVFNPEVRLQQADVRQMTVIKEEVLSERQDWSSSLNQEDPEPPHIKDEQEDPEPKHIKEEQEEPEPLHIKDEQEELWISQEGEQLQELEEAGIKFSFTPVMSRDDEEEAQFSNSTKTDYRGADHLKTEADGEEVGSRSDPDSPLQPTSDEASQSSDCVTDNSDDWQDTSQPTSDDTSQSSECEMDNSDDWQDTLQPMSDDTSQSSECETDDTDYWKENQETQSHLNPLQNNEVPVSDINRKTGKTSVSSSEHAGSFGHKRLPKGHSGAETGVKPFRCSVCGKTFRIVSRLKGHFTVHTGEKPFSCSVCGKTFRLARQVKGHSTVHTGEKEFSCSVCGKTFRQPQNLKRHSTVHTGEKGFSCSVCGKTFRLARQVKAHSTVHTGEKGFSCSVCGKTFRIAQALKRHSTVHTGEKLFSCSVCGKKFGQAQVLKVHSTVHTWEKGFSCLVCGKTFRQAQALKRHSTVHTSEKLHSCSVCGKKFRQAQTLKVHSFVHTEEKPFSCSVCGKTFKRAENLKQHSTVHTRKTK; from the exons ATGGACGCTGTTttcaacccggaagtccggTTACAACAAGCAG acgtTCGGCAGATGACGGTGATTAAAGAAGAGGTTCTCTCTGAGCGacaggactggagctccagtctcaaccaggaagacccagagccaccacacattaaagatgaacaggaggacccagaacctaaacacattaaagaggaacaggaagaacCAGAACCCCTACACATTAAAGacgaacaggaggaactctggaTCAGCCAGGAAGGAGAGCAACTTcaagagctggaggaggctgggatcaagttctcattcactcctgtgaTGAGtcgagatgatgaagaggaagctcagttcTCAAATTCCACAAAGACTGACTATAGAGGGGCAGACCATTTGAAAACAGAAGCCGATGGAGAGGAAGTCGGATCCAGATCAGATCCGGATAGTCCTTTACAACCAACTTCTGATGAGGCTTCACAATCCTCTGACTGTGTGACTGATAACAGTGACGATTGGCAGGACACTTCACAACCAACTTCTGATGACACTTcacaatcctctgaatgtgagaTGGATAACAGTGACGATTGGCAGGACACTTTACAACCAATGTCTGATGACACTTcacaatcctctgaatgtgagacGGATGATACTGACTATTGGAAGGAGAATCAGGAAACTCAGTCACATTTAAACCCTTTGCAAAATAATGAAGTACCTGTAAGTGACATCAACCGTAAAACTGGAAAAACATCAGTCAGCTCCTCTGAACATGCTGGAAGCTTTGGCCACAAGAGACTGCCGAAGGGACATTCTGGAGCTGAAACAGGAGTGAAACCATTCAGGTGTTCAGtctgtggtaaaacattcagaataGTGAGCCGTCTAAAAGGACACTTCACTGTCCACACAGGGGAGAAAccgttcagttgttcagtttgtggtaaaacattcagactagcgaGACAAGTAAAaggacactcaactgtccacacaggggagaaagagttcagttgttcagtttgtggtaaaacatttagACAACCGCAAAATCTGAAaagacactcaactgtccacacagggGAGAAAGGGTTCagctgttcagtttgtggtaaaacattcagactagcaaGACAAGTAAAAGCACACTCAACTGTCCATACAGGGGAGAAAgggttcagttgttcagtttgtggtaaaacattcagaataGCGCAAGCTCTGAAaagacactcaactgtccacacaggagagaaacttttcagttgttcagtttgtggtaaaaaatTCGGACAAGCGCAAGTTCTAAAagtacactcaactgtccacacatgGGAGAAAGGGTTCAGTTGTTTAGTTTGTGGTAAGACATTCAGACAAGCGCAAGCTCTAAAaagacactcaactgtccacacatcGGAGAAACTAcacagttgttcagtttgtggtaagaAATTCAGACAAGCGCAAACTCTGAAAGTACACTCATTTGTCCACACAGAGGAGAAAccgttcagttgttcagtttgtggtaaaacattcaaacGAGCGGAaaatctgaaacaacactcaactgtccacacaagAAAAACTAAATAG